A part of Pectobacterium cacticida genomic DNA contains:
- the minC gene encoding septum site-determining protein MinC, whose translation MSQTPIELKGSSFTLSVVHLYDSQPEVIYQALQEKIEQAPAFLKNAPVVINVAALTAQTDWIKLQQAIASTSLHVVGVSGCTDDALKKAITQAGLPLLNEGKTQRQVADLVIPLPAAVKTKVISTPVRSGQQIYARNCDLIVMNSVSAGAEVIADGHIHVYGMMRGRALAGVSGDVHSQIFCTHLAAELVSIAGRYWLSDQIPEAYLGQPARVSLNQLDNVLTIKPLD comes from the coding sequence ATGTCACAAACGCCAATAGAGTTAAAAGGCAGCAGTTTTACCTTATCGGTTGTTCATTTGTATGATTCCCAACCAGAGGTAATTTATCAGGCATTGCAGGAAAAAATAGAGCAAGCGCCCGCTTTCCTGAAAAATGCGCCTGTTGTCATTAATGTCGCAGCATTAACAGCGCAGACTGATTGGATAAAATTACAGCAGGCTATCGCCTCAACTAGCCTTCATGTTGTTGGCGTTAGCGGATGCACCGATGATGCCTTAAAGAAAGCCATTACGCAGGCCGGTCTTCCTCTACTGAACGAAGGCAAAACACAACGCCAGGTGGCAGATCTAGTCATTCCGCTTCCCGCTGCGGTTAAAACGAAAGTGATCAGCACGCCGGTACGCTCTGGCCAACAGATTTACGCGCGGAACTGTGACTTAATCGTGATGAATAGCGTCAGTGCGGGGGCTGAAGTGATTGCCGATGGTCATATTCATGTTTACGGTATGATGCGCGGCCGAGCGCTCGCTGGCGTCTCTGGCGATGTTCACAGTCAGATATTTTGTACACACCTGGCCGCCGAGCTTGTCTCTATCGCGGGTCGTTACTGGCTGAGCGACCAGATTCCTGAAGCCTATCTTGGGCAGCCAGCACGAGTCAGCCTGAACCAGTTGGATAATGTTCTAACGATAAAACCTCTAGACTAA